Proteins from a single region of Altererythrobacter sp. Root672:
- a CDS encoding RBBP9/YdeN family alpha/beta hydrolase encodes MLWNYPEAEEPLFLIVPGLFNSGPDHWQTQWESQLPHSARVELGLWDDPQRNAWVNQLNLAIHSAGRPVILVAHSLGCHAVSWWAEYERPDPSGPVKGALLVAPPEVENPGLDERLARFSPVVKQSLPFPSIVVASRDDPYIAFGRARRLARIWKSRFVDAGWLGHINSESNLREWPFGLFLLRQLRDSVAPALQPLVAGGNYEALLRSRNGTGARSLAFR; translated from the coding sequence ATGCTGTGGAATTATCCCGAGGCGGAAGAACCGTTGTTCCTGATCGTACCTGGGCTGTTCAATAGCGGGCCCGATCACTGGCAGACCCAGTGGGAAAGCCAGCTGCCCCACAGCGCCCGTGTCGAACTCGGCCTGTGGGATGATCCGCAACGCAATGCCTGGGTCAACCAGCTCAACCTGGCGATCCATAGCGCCGGACGGCCCGTCATCCTGGTCGCGCACAGCCTCGGCTGCCACGCGGTCTCCTGGTGGGCCGAATATGAGCGGCCGGACCCGAGCGGACCGGTGAAGGGCGCCCTGCTGGTCGCCCCGCCGGAGGTCGAGAACCCCGGCCTCGACGAGCGGCTCGCGCGGTTCTCGCCGGTGGTGAAGCAGTCGTTGCCGTTCCCCTCGATCGTGGTCGCCAGTCGGGACGATCCCTACATCGCCTTCGGCCGCGCCCGAAGGCTGGCGCGGATCTGGAAGAGCCGGTTCGTCGATGCGGGCTGGCTCGGCCACATCAATAGCGAGTCCAACTTGCGGGAGTGGCCCTTCGGCCTGTTCCTGCTGCGCCAGCTGCGCGACAGCGTCGCTCCGGCGCTGCAGCCGCTGGTGGCGGGCGGGAACTACGAGGCGCTGCTGCGCTCAAGGAATGGCACCGGGGCGCGCTCCCTCGCGTTCCGGTGA
- a CDS encoding carotenoid oxygenase family protein, with amino-acid sequence MTAFPQTIHFIGSNFPRRAEISVRDLEVEGEIPAEIDGAFFRAVPDNAHAPMFEDDIALNADGMVARFNIEGGAVDFDIKWVETERYQAEKTARRALFGRYRNPFTDDPSVAGVDRTVSNTTPVWHAGRLFMTKEDGRGYEINPHTLETAGKWDYYGAMKSETFTAHPRIDAATGEMFFFGYEAGGLCTDDIAYGIADKDGNLTSEQWFKQPYLATIHDFVITEKYAIWPIFPTTANLERLKAGGAHWAHEQDLESWLAIMPRYGKVEDMKWIKGPVGVSVFHEVNAYDDGDLVHIDLCLTDTNAFSFMREAGGIHRDQREIQGALTRWTVDMSKDEPQIEERPLGPPGDLPRLADVDQGRPYNRAWYLSMNPQGGPPMPGGPVGINFNALMRIEPGNGRLTVLGVPPGAAISEPVHVPSSEAGHGGWLLTVVDVPNGPPGAGPPQDYSSELWVVLADEIEKGPIAKVKTGLALRSQVHGSWVGRERLDQSKLKG; translated from the coding sequence ATGACTGCCTTTCCGCAGACAATTCACTTCATCGGCAGCAATTTTCCGCGCCGGGCCGAAATTTCCGTCCGCGACCTTGAGGTCGAAGGCGAAATCCCGGCCGAGATCGACGGTGCGTTCTTCCGCGCCGTGCCGGACAACGCCCATGCGCCGATGTTCGAGGATGACATCGCCCTCAACGCCGACGGCATGGTCGCGCGCTTCAACATCGAAGGCGGCGCGGTCGACTTCGACATCAAGTGGGTCGAGACCGAACGCTACCAGGCCGAGAAGACCGCCCGCCGCGCGCTGTTCGGGCGCTATCGCAACCCGTTCACCGACGATCCCAGCGTCGCGGGCGTCGACCGTACCGTGTCGAACACCACCCCGGTGTGGCACGCCGGCCGCCTGTTCATGACCAAGGAAGACGGGCGCGGCTACGAGATCAATCCGCACACGCTCGAGACCGCGGGCAAGTGGGACTACTACGGCGCGATGAAGTCGGAGACCTTCACCGCCCACCCGCGCATCGATGCGGCCACCGGCGAGATGTTCTTCTTCGGCTACGAAGCCGGCGGCCTGTGCACCGACGACATCGCCTATGGCATCGCCGACAAGGACGGCAACCTGACCAGCGAGCAGTGGTTCAAGCAGCCCTACCTCGCCACGATCCACGACTTCGTGATCACCGAGAAGTACGCCATCTGGCCGATCTTCCCGACCACCGCCAACCTCGAACGCCTCAAGGCCGGCGGCGCGCACTGGGCGCACGAGCAGGACCTGGAATCCTGGCTCGCGATCATGCCGCGCTACGGCAAGGTCGAAGACATGAAGTGGATCAAGGGCCCGGTCGGCGTCTCGGTGTTCCACGAGGTCAACGCTTATGACGATGGCGACCTGGTCCACATCGACTTGTGCCTGACCGACACCAACGCCTTCAGCTTCATGCGCGAGGCCGGTGGCATCCACCGCGACCAGCGCGAGATCCAAGGCGCCTTGACGCGCTGGACCGTCGACATGTCGAAGGACGAGCCGCAGATCGAGGAGCGTCCGCTCGGCCCTCCGGGTGACTTGCCGCGCCTGGCCGACGTCGACCAGGGCCGTCCCTACAACCGCGCCTGGTACCTGAGCATGAACCCGCAAGGCGGCCCGCCGATGCCGGGTGGCCCCGTGGGCATCAACTTCAACGCGCTGATGCGGATCGAGCCGGGCAATGGCCGCCTGACCGTTCTCGGCGTGCCCCCGGGCGCCGCGATCAGCGAGCCGGTGCACGTGCCTTCGAGCGAAGCCGGACACGGTGGCTGGCTGCTGACGGTGGTCGACGTGCCCAACGGCCCGCCGGGCGCCGGTCCACCGCAGGACTATTCGTCGGAGCTGTGGGTGGTCTTGGCCGATGAGATCGAGAAGGGCCCGATCGCCAAGGTGAAGACCGGCCTCGCCCTGCGCAGCCAGGTCCACGGTTCGTGGGTCGGCCGCGAGCGGCTCGACCAGAGCAAGCTGAAGGGCTGA
- a CDS encoding MarR family winged helix-turn-helix transcriptional regulator: protein MLKRTEADTEQAIKVEMLHQLLKLTNRLMAPFSTHLAHRYKISLNEFRMLMTIGALGQTASHELAEMTGVNVMSVSRAVSTLQRHGRIEVVRDPKNRRRKWLTLTEEGRRLYEIMRPRSEQVANYLFSDLSAAEVGQLDTILTRLINTLEAQDDGGRSLFLEKTKPEDDE from the coding sequence GTGCTGAAGCGCACGGAGGCGGATACGGAGCAGGCCATCAAGGTCGAGATGCTGCATCAGCTGCTCAAGCTGACCAATCGCCTGATGGCGCCGTTCTCGACGCATCTCGCGCATCGGTACAAGATCAGCCTCAACGAGTTCCGGATGCTGATGACGATCGGCGCGCTAGGTCAGACGGCGAGCCATGAGTTGGCCGAAATGACCGGCGTCAACGTGATGAGCGTCTCTCGTGCGGTGTCGACCTTGCAGCGCCATGGCCGGATCGAAGTGGTCCGCGACCCGAAGAACCGCCGCCGCAAGTGGCTCACGCTGACCGAAGAAGGCCGGCGACTCTACGAGATCATGCGTCCTCGCAGCGAGCAGGTGGCGAACTACTTGTTCTCCGATCTTTCCGCTGCGGAGGTCGGCCAGCTCGATACGATCCTGACCCGCCTGATAAACACTCTGGAAGCACAGGATGACGGGGGCCGCTCGCTGTTCCTCGAGAAGACCAAGCCCGAGGACGACGAATGA
- a CDS encoding nuclear transport factor 2 family protein, which produces MTEDERRAIEQDCERLIKHYVNLNDAQDWPAVAALYAEDARFARPSQPGVFIEGREAILASFLARPGRAQRHVIANTVVDVEDADHARAFSVIVLYMGDAADDGGLPIQDPKSPLIGTFTDKLVRTRDGWRFAERVGGLDFRP; this is translated from the coding sequence ATGACCGAAGACGAACGCCGCGCGATCGAGCAGGACTGCGAGCGGCTGATCAAGCACTACGTGAACTTGAACGACGCCCAGGACTGGCCCGCGGTTGCCGCGCTCTACGCCGAGGACGCGCGCTTCGCCCGGCCGAGCCAGCCGGGCGTGTTCATCGAGGGGCGCGAGGCGATCCTCGCCAGTTTCCTCGCTCGTCCGGGCCGGGCGCAGCGGCATGTGATCGCCAACACGGTGGTCGATGTCGAGGACGCCGACCACGCGCGGGCGTTCAGCGTGATCGTGCTCTACATGGGCGACGCGGCGGACGATGGCGGCTTGCCGATCCAGGACCCGAAGTCGCCGCTGATCGGCACCTTTACCGACAAGCTGGTGCGAACTCGCGACGGCTGGCGTTTCGCGGAAAGAGTGGGCGGGCTAGACTTCCGGCCGTGA
- a CDS encoding DUF1801 domain-containing protein, whose translation MTEPTLLSGGNPQIPKGEGDAPVKAYIAAMPGWKSAAGKRLDELVVRTVPGVQKAVKWNSPFYGIEGQGWFLSFHCFNKYIKVTFFKGGALDPQPPVASKDAAVRYLHIFEDEPVDEARLADWIRQAAALPGWLA comes from the coding sequence GTGACCGAGCCGACGCTTCTCTCCGGTGGCAACCCTCAGATCCCCAAGGGCGAGGGCGATGCTCCGGTGAAGGCTTACATTGCCGCGATGCCCGGTTGGAAGAGTGCGGCCGGCAAGCGCCTGGATGAACTGGTGGTGCGGACGGTTCCCGGCGTGCAGAAGGCGGTGAAGTGGAACTCGCCGTTCTACGGTATCGAGGGGCAGGGTTGGTTCCTCAGCTTCCACTGTTTCAACAAGTACATCAAAGTGACCTTCTTCAAGGGCGGTGCACTCGATCCGCAGCCGCCTGTGGCCTCGAAGGATGCGGCTGTGCGCTATCTCCACATTTTCGAGGATGAGCCGGTCGATGAAGCACGCCTGGCCGACTGGATACGCCAGGCTGCAGCGCTGCCAGGCTGGTTGGCCTAG
- a CDS encoding VOC family protein, with amino-acid sequence MSVNNCIPVVPSVDLEKSLRLWRDGLGFTETWWEAHREGVLVGAGISKGRMMFMLNIRAGTPDRPEDYEGVRFYWNPDDLYALREHLLGLGYAVSDVEERDYGQAEFFMTDDDGFEHCFGVSTSQTGQDA; translated from the coding sequence ATGTCAGTCAACAACTGCATCCCGGTCGTGCCGAGCGTGGACCTCGAGAAAAGCTTGCGCCTCTGGCGAGATGGGCTGGGATTCACCGAAACCTGGTGGGAAGCCCACCGCGAGGGCGTGCTGGTCGGCGCCGGCATCAGCAAGGGCCGGATGATGTTCATGCTCAACATACGCGCGGGGACACCGGACAGGCCGGAGGACTACGAAGGCGTCCGGTTCTACTGGAACCCCGACGACTTATACGCCTTGCGCGAACACCTTCTCGGGCTCGGATATGCCGTGTCCGACGTCGAGGAACGGGACTATGGCCAAGCCGAGTTCTTCATGACCGATGACGACGGGTTCGAGCATTGCTTCGGCGTATCCACATCCCAGACAGGTCAAGACGCATGA
- a CDS encoding DUF1801 domain-containing protein — MTTSVPEQAEDSPSALIDAKLASLGDWRGETLGYMRKLIREADPAVVEQVKWRKPSNPSGVPVWEHAGILCTGEVYKGYVKLTFAKGAAVADPTGQFNASLEGNTRRAIDIREGDQIDAEAFKALVREAVLLNVQKKPKGA; from the coding sequence ATGACGACGAGCGTACCGGAACAAGCTGAGGACTCCCCTTCCGCGCTGATCGACGCGAAGCTCGCGAGCCTTGGTGACTGGCGCGGCGAGACGCTCGGATACATGCGCAAGCTCATCCGCGAGGCCGATCCCGCGGTGGTCGAGCAGGTCAAATGGCGCAAGCCGTCGAATCCCTCGGGCGTGCCGGTGTGGGAGCATGCCGGGATCCTCTGCACCGGCGAGGTCTACAAAGGCTACGTCAAGCTGACCTTCGCCAAGGGCGCCGCCGTCGCCGACCCCACGGGCCAGTTTAACGCCAGCCTTGAAGGCAACACCCGCCGCGCGATCGACATCCGTGAGGGAGATCAGATCGACGCCGAGGCGTTCAAGGCGCTGGTCCGCGAGGCAGTGCTGCTCAACGTGCAGAAGAAGCCGAAGGGCGCCTAG
- a CDS encoding MFS transporter produces the protein MTPVRRVLSLVLLGGVFVMEGFDINAMALAVPRLEGALGLAPASFGWVFSALLIGLGVGGALLAPLGDRFGRRPLIVLGCVAVSASTLATATASTTTEFLVWRLITGIALGACLPNVSALSAELAPEKLRATLMAVVSAGIPLGLAAAGLFAPQIVAGSGWEGLFIVPGIAAALLAFTLAFVLPGGAPKTEGKGTEPKGKLPQLALLQSPWLLPFAVFAAMLSLNAMNLYLLNSWLPTVLPQAGLSLDSAARVAGVVQLAGLAIGVIASLLIDRWRAGPTLIGMFALMALSFLAIGATAPDASRWTLLLMIGVGGASAGGMVLPALCAYLFPARLLSSAVGVGVLVARLGAIAGPPLGQVMLVNEVSPQFFLAAAAVPAVLCALVALAVPAALAVRKREEATPALA, from the coding sequence ATGACGCCGGTACGCCGCGTCCTGTCGCTGGTGCTGCTGGGCGGCGTGTTCGTGATGGAGGGGTTCGACATCAACGCGATGGCGCTGGCCGTACCCCGCCTAGAGGGCGCGCTGGGCCTGGCGCCGGCGAGCTTCGGCTGGGTGTTCTCGGCGCTACTGATCGGCCTCGGCGTCGGTGGCGCGTTGCTGGCGCCGCTGGGCGATCGCTTCGGACGCCGGCCGCTTATCGTGCTCGGGTGCGTAGCCGTCTCGGCCTCCACTTTGGCGACGGCGACGGCCAGCACCACCACCGAGTTCCTCGTCTGGCGCTTGATCACCGGCATCGCCCTGGGCGCCTGCCTGCCCAACGTGAGCGCGCTCTCCGCCGAGCTCGCGCCCGAGAAGCTCCGCGCGACGCTGATGGCGGTCGTCTCCGCCGGCATCCCGCTCGGCCTGGCCGCGGCGGGCTTGTTCGCGCCGCAGATCGTTGCGGGCAGCGGCTGGGAGGGCCTGTTCATCGTGCCCGGTATCGCCGCAGCGCTGCTGGCCTTCACGCTCGCTTTCGTGCTCCCCGGCGGAGCGCCGAAGACCGAAGGCAAAGGCACCGAGCCCAAGGGCAAGCTGCCGCAACTGGCGCTGCTGCAATCGCCCTGGCTGCTGCCGTTCGCGGTGTTCGCCGCGATGCTCTCGCTCAACGCGATGAACCTCTACCTGCTCAATTCCTGGCTTCCGACCGTGCTGCCGCAAGCGGGCCTGTCGCTCGACTCCGCGGCGCGAGTTGCGGGCGTGGTGCAACTTGCCGGCCTCGCCATCGGCGTCATCGCCAGCCTGCTGATCGACCGCTGGCGGGCGGGGCCGACGCTGATCGGGATGTTCGCGTTGATGGCCCTGAGCTTCCTCGCCATCGGAGCGACGGCACCCGATGCCTCGCGCTGGACCCTGCTGCTGATGATCGGCGTAGGCGGCGCCTCGGCAGGCGGCATGGTCCTGCCCGCCCTGTGCGCCTACCTATTCCCGGCGCGACTGCTGTCTTCAGCAGTCGGAGTGGGCGTGCTGGTGGCAAGGCTCGGCGCGATTGCCGGCCCGCCACTCGGCCAGGTCATGCTGGTCAATGAGGTCTCGCCGCAGTTCTTCCTCGCGGCGGCGGCTGTGCCGGCCGTGCTATGCGCGTTGGTGGCGCTTGCGGTCCCTGCTGCCTTGGCCGTGCGCAAGCGGGAAGAAGCGACTCCCGCGCTGGCCTAG
- a CDS encoding SDR family NAD(P)-dependent oxidoreductase: MDPAGKVAVITGGNSGLGEGAALRLAKAGATVVTLDRDGTAPAGATTVACDVSDPASVARAVAEVIDKFGRIDILLNNAGIGGTGPVATADGPGDMAAFRQVIEVNLLGAANVVAEVGHRMTANEPSGPDGERGVIINTCSIASFGGQEGMGAYTAAKSALAALTLVWARDLSKYNIRVMGIAPGLMATPMVSFLPDSFLAELLKDSEFPKRAGRADEFGEVAEFIIRTPLLNGDVIRLDAGTRPPARTQWSAG; encoded by the coding sequence ATGGATCCGGCTGGCAAGGTCGCCGTCATCACGGGCGGCAATTCGGGATTGGGCGAAGGCGCCGCCCTGCGGCTGGCGAAGGCCGGCGCGACGGTCGTCACGCTCGACCGTGACGGCACGGCGCCGGCGGGTGCGACCACGGTGGCCTGCGACGTCAGCGACCCGGCGAGCGTGGCGCGGGCCGTTGCTGAGGTGATCGACAAGTTCGGGCGCATCGACATCCTGCTCAACAACGCCGGAATCGGCGGCACGGGTCCTGTGGCCACCGCCGATGGGCCGGGCGACATGGCCGCGTTCCGCCAGGTGATCGAGGTCAACCTGCTCGGCGCCGCCAACGTAGTGGCCGAAGTGGGCCACCGAATGACCGCTAACGAGCCCAGCGGCCCCGATGGGGAGCGCGGCGTCATCATCAACACCTGTTCTATCGCAAGCTTCGGCGGGCAGGAAGGAATGGGTGCCTATACCGCCGCGAAATCGGCGCTCGCCGCGCTGACGCTGGTCTGGGCGCGCGACCTGTCGAAGTACAACATCCGCGTCATGGGCATTGCGCCCGGCCTGATGGCGACGCCGATGGTCAGCTTCCTGCCCGACAGCTTCCTGGCCGAACTGCTCAAGGACTCCGAGTTCCCCAAGCGCGCCGGCCGGGCCGACGAGTTTGGCGAAGTCGCCGAGTTCATCATCCGCACCCCCTTGCTCAACGGCGACGTGATCCGGCTCGACGCCGGCACTCGCCCGCCCGCGCGGACCCAGTGGTCTGCCGGCTGA
- a CDS encoding FAD-binding oxidoreductase, which translates to MADPPLPPDFTLQKLTQAQRAFESALGAGKVFFEDLDRTTYRDKFAVNDAVHHPAGAIAPTTVEEVQVALKVANQFRLPIWPISRGKNLGYGGSAPLVSGSVVMDLSGMKKIEFNEEFGTVVLEPGVGFYDLYDYIRQHQLPFWLSTPGNSWGSVVGNALDRGVGYTPYGEHTKNICGMEVVLPTGEVVRTGMGAFSNAPTWQAYPFGFGPGWDQMFVQSNFGVVTKMGMWLMPEPESLMGMDVEFDRPEDLKAMVDTIGPLRRERVLQQSPSIGNWLRAAAVATTRDEWTDQPGALSDSVIDAIRKRFGLGWWGVSLRLYGREDVNKAAYKILEKAMTDIKPLVIKPTTWVKGQPLEYSGWTGTPITFPMQNVNWYGGRGGHIGFSPIIPQNGTKALEQFQRTYARYKEYGMDYQGSFAFGERHLTNVNAMLFNKDDPAMMKKVDPFFRQLVADAKEQGYGEYRTHLDYMDVVAASYDWNGGALGKLNQKVKDALDPNGILAPGKSGIWPKGARA; encoded by the coding sequence ATGGCCGATCCGCCCCTCCCGCCCGATTTCACCCTGCAGAAGCTGACCCAGGCCCAGCGCGCGTTCGAAAGCGCGCTCGGGGCGGGGAAGGTGTTCTTCGAGGACCTCGACCGCACGACCTATCGTGACAAGTTCGCGGTCAACGACGCTGTGCACCATCCGGCGGGCGCGATCGCCCCCACCACGGTGGAAGAGGTCCAGGTGGCGCTCAAGGTCGCCAACCAGTTCCGCTTGCCGATCTGGCCGATCAGCCGGGGCAAGAACCTCGGTTATGGAGGTTCGGCCCCGCTCGTCTCGGGCAGCGTGGTCATGGACCTGTCGGGGATGAAGAAGATCGAATTCAACGAGGAGTTCGGCACCGTGGTGCTCGAACCCGGCGTCGGATTCTACGATCTCTATGACTACATCCGCCAGCACCAGTTGCCGTTCTGGCTCTCGACGCCGGGCAACTCGTGGGGCTCGGTAGTCGGCAACGCGCTCGACCGCGGCGTCGGCTACACGCCCTATGGCGAGCACACCAAGAACATCTGCGGCATGGAAGTCGTGCTGCCGACAGGCGAGGTGGTGCGCACCGGCATGGGCGCGTTCTCCAACGCCCCGACGTGGCAGGCCTATCCGTTCGGGTTCGGCCCGGGGTGGGACCAGATGTTCGTGCAGTCGAACTTCGGCGTGGTCACCAAGATGGGCATGTGGCTGATGCCCGAGCCCGAGAGCCTGATGGGCATGGATGTCGAGTTCGACCGGCCCGAGGATCTGAAGGCCATGGTTGACACCATTGGGCCTTTGAGGCGCGAGCGCGTGCTGCAGCAGAGCCCGTCCATCGGCAACTGGCTGCGCGCCGCCGCCGTCGCCACCACGCGTGACGAGTGGACCGACCAGCCCGGCGCGCTGTCGGACAGCGTGATCGACGCCATCCGCAAGCGCTTCGGCCTCGGCTGGTGGGGCGTATCGCTGCGGCTCTATGGGCGCGAGGACGTCAACAAGGCTGCCTACAAGATCCTCGAGAAGGCGATGACCGACATCAAGCCGCTTGTGATCAAGCCGACCACCTGGGTCAAAGGCCAACCGCTCGAATACTCGGGTTGGACCGGCACGCCGATCACCTTCCCGATGCAGAACGTCAACTGGTACGGCGGGCGCGGCGGGCACATCGGCTTCTCGCCGATCATCCCGCAGAACGGCACCAAGGCACTCGAGCAGTTCCAGCGGACCTATGCCCGCTACAAGGAATACGGGATGGACTACCAGGGCAGCTTCGCCTTCGGGGAACGGCACCTGACCAACGTCAACGCCATGCTGTTCAACAAGGACGATCCGGCGATGATGAAGAAGGTCGATCCGTTCTTTCGCCAACTCGTCGCCGACGCCAAGGAGCAGGGGTACGGCGAATACCGCACGCACCTCGACTACATGGACGTGGTGGCCGCGAGCTATGACTGGAACGGCGGGGCGCTCGGCAAGCTCAACCAGAAGGTCAAGGACGCGCTCGATCCGAACGGCATCCTGGCGCCGGGCAAGAGCGGAATCTGGCCGAAAGGAGCACGGGCATGA
- a CDS encoding c-type cytochrome, translating to MKRRILIAALALVAGAAAIAQGPPPAPRPITLAARPNATGGEALYVEHCISCHGPNGMGTGLLGRRIQPALLELRDNLSPQYVIVAARQGIGNMPSIPRGEVSDEELKAIAEYLAAGPHEVAK from the coding sequence ATGAAGCGGCGCATCCTCATAGCGGCCCTGGCCCTCGTCGCCGGAGCCGCCGCTATCGCGCAAGGCCCACCGCCCGCACCGCGGCCGATCACGCTGGCCGCGCGGCCTAACGCCACCGGCGGAGAGGCGCTCTATGTCGAGCACTGCATCTCGTGCCATGGACCCAACGGCATGGGCACCGGCCTGCTCGGGCGGCGCATCCAACCGGCGCTGCTGGAGCTGCGCGACAACCTCTCGCCGCAATACGTGATCGTGGCCGCGCGCCAGGGCATCGGCAACATGCCCTCGATCCCGCGCGGCGAGGTCAGCGACGAGGAATTGAAGGCCATCGCCGAATACCTCGCCGCCGGCCCGCACGAGGTCGCCAAGTGA
- a CDS encoding YdeI/OmpD-associated family protein, with product MSHGPIRFRTKLLCNDPRLGLWFQIPAQFVRDWGLTMTTTVEGTIKGHPLGRRAIKDSGPKTDDWYMGLTKPITDAIGAQEGDEVEIELRLSDMTMPEELAARIKSDAAYARAWEALKPNHKRAAIEHYLEAKTPAGRTARLEKISRSIKARL from the coding sequence GTGAGCCACGGCCCGATCCGCTTCCGCACCAAACTGCTGTGCAACGATCCGCGGCTCGGCCTCTGGTTTCAGATCCCCGCGCAGTTCGTCCGCGACTGGGGCCTGACCATGACCACGACGGTCGAGGGGACCATCAAGGGCCACCCCCTCGGCCGCCGCGCGATCAAGGACAGTGGGCCCAAGACCGACGATTGGTACATGGGCCTGACCAAGCCGATCACCGACGCCATCGGCGCCCAGGAGGGTGACGAGGTTGAGATCGAACTGCGGCTTTCGGACATGACCATGCCGGAGGAGTTGGCCGCTCGGATCAAGAGCGACGCGGCCTATGCCCGTGCGTGGGAAGCGCTCAAACCGAACCACAAGCGCGCGGCTATCGAGCATTACCTTGAGGCGAAGACGCCGGCGGGGCGCACCGCGCGGCTGGAGAAGATTTCGAGGTCGATCAAGGCCCGGTTGTGA
- a CDS encoding nuclear transport factor 2 family protein, giving the protein MTRLTIEDRLGLQDLIANYSWALDTGDAEGLVDCFTEDCVMSEEVFDEPDIWEGHEGIRGLMRHYANAPGFPGRQHHVTQTQYKPQPDCTVLMKSFAFVTECEGEPPYVLRFTGWYDDHAAKGADGEWRFRRRTVRLWDGEVLKNFPGRGQWVARKRPDSLIIRK; this is encoded by the coding sequence GTGACAAGACTGACGATTGAAGACCGGCTGGGCCTGCAGGACCTGATCGCCAACTACTCCTGGGCGCTCGATACGGGCGATGCCGAAGGCCTGGTCGATTGCTTCACCGAAGACTGCGTGATGAGCGAGGAAGTGTTCGACGAGCCCGACATCTGGGAAGGCCATGAAGGCATCCGCGGGCTGATGCGGCACTACGCCAACGCCCCCGGCTTCCCCGGCCGCCAGCACCACGTGACGCAGACCCAGTACAAGCCCCAGCCCGACTGCACCGTGCTGATGAAGAGCTTCGCCTTCGTCACCGAGTGCGAGGGCGAGCCGCCTTACGTGCTCCGCTTCACCGGCTGGTACGACGATCACGCGGCCAAGGGCGCCGACGGCGAATGGCGCTTCCGCCGCCGCACGGTGCGGCTGTGGGATGGCGAGGTGCTCAAGAATTTCCCCGGTCGCGGACAATGGGTTGCAAGGAAACGGCCGGATTCGCTAATTATCCGCAAGTGA
- a CDS encoding SDR family oxidoreductase codes for MGKIIVTGASGQFGNAAAKLLLEKVPAEDLVFLSRTPEGLSDLAERGASVRRADFDDPASLLAAMEGGERMLLISTVRVGSRVEQHTNAVEAAVARGVKHVVYTSILGCGAPDNPSVEQFDHLATERMIEKSGLAWTHLRDSLYSEAVATAMAIPALDAGSKPENSGEGLVPIVSRDDCVATAVGVLTQDGHANKAYDVTGPELWTLPDAMALVSQMAGKPIVIEPVDDEGMYAYFDSLGVARKASDIVPDGPIPWASEGMVTFGQSIREGFMAVESNDVERITGRPPRTLRSVLEQYQGAWPK; via the coding sequence TTGGGTAAGATCATCGTCACCGGCGCGTCCGGCCAGTTCGGTAATGCGGCTGCGAAGCTGCTTCTTGAGAAGGTCCCGGCGGAGGACCTGGTGTTCCTGTCACGCACCCCGGAAGGGCTGAGCGACCTCGCCGAGCGCGGCGCCTCGGTGCGACGCGCGGATTTCGACGATCCCGCCTCGCTGCTGGCGGCGATGGAAGGCGGGGAGCGGATGCTGCTGATCTCCACGGTGCGCGTTGGCTCTCGCGTCGAGCAGCACACCAACGCGGTCGAGGCGGCGGTGGCGCGGGGCGTGAAGCATGTCGTCTATACCTCGATCCTGGGCTGCGGGGCGCCGGACAATCCGTCGGTCGAACAGTTCGACCACCTCGCCACCGAACGGATGATCGAGAAGTCGGGCCTCGCCTGGACGCACTTGCGCGACAGCCTCTATTCCGAGGCCGTGGCCACCGCGATGGCCATCCCGGCGCTTGATGCGGGGAGCAAGCCCGAGAACTCCGGCGAAGGCCTAGTGCCTATCGTCAGCCGCGACGACTGTGTGGCGACCGCGGTCGGCGTGCTGACGCAGGACGGGCACGCCAACAAGGCCTACGACGTGACCGGGCCGGAGCTGTGGACCCTGCCCGACGCGATGGCGCTGGTTTCGCAGATGGCCGGCAAGCCGATCGTGATTGAGCCAGTCGATGACGAAGGCATGTACGCCTATTTCGATTCGCTCGGCGTGGCGCGCAAGGCGTCGGATATCGTGCCTGATGGCCCGATCCCCTGGGCGAGCGAGGGCATGGTCACCTTCGGCCAGTCGATCCGCGAAGGGTTCATGGCTGTCGAATCCAACGACGTCGAACGCATCACCGGCCGCCCGCCTCGGACGCTGCGCTCGGTGCTCGAGCAGTACCAGGGTGCGTGGCCAAAGTGA